The following proteins are co-located in the Silene latifolia isolate original U9 population chromosome 1, ASM4854445v1, whole genome shotgun sequence genome:
- the LOC141610266 gene encoding putative disease resistance protein At1g52660 → MGNIFQTQFSCGDAVITRCLDCIGGKWEYVSDLEHNLKRLETLAHELRSLENDMITCINIEERQGKKCLDQVQLWLSRVDLKIDRIKGLLENRQQETAKLCIACCSTNYVSSYKFGKKVVRRLKEVNDLIQQGKEFKVVATIALPEALVEIPCEPTVGLELKLDSIYSYLLDEEVGIVGLFGESGVGKTALLMQINNKICNEISFDLVIWVSVSKQLKLENIQNHIGKKIGFSGDVWMSKSLSEKAVDILNVLKTKKFVLLLDDIFESINLTEIGVPLRNSNMSKVVFTTNLEKICTQMRAQKIIKVEPLGLKDSWRLFSDITGEDTLNSNPKIYHLAKELVAECRGVPSVLIKMAHDMAGKMTALDWTNAVKSLRGPMSNSQEEIIENQISMEDEEEECTTTLRTKLGDTDLVFGSPITEKTVRRLPQYVSRTRITVRDLAVAAFDRETEGGKDVEAREYVNWLKTKHGNGVVTICLFYNATGSTLHFSGQKDWNGHLSEELHPKTVENGQWGVFVHVHDNFNVGRGGSRGAIVYTGKNAYDNDCDWMLAWDNTSNDNQVHDKVFTEVRWKDHFFIQMPYIFHLLSGSGAHREDTHGGCVSSITLENTSGPFFIAKLSLDLAY, encoded by the exons ATGGGCAATATCTTCCAAACACAGTTTTCATGCGGCGATGCCGTAATTACTCGCTGCCTGGATTGCATTGGTGGAAAATGGGAGTACGTGAGTGACCTAGAACATAATCTTAAACGCTTGGAGACGTTAGCTCATGAATTAAGAAGTTTAGAGAACGACATGATAACATGCATTAACATTGAAGAGAGACAAGGAAAAAAGTGTTTGGATCAAGTACAACTGTGGCTTTCAAGGGTGGATCTTAAGATAGACAGAATTAAAGGGCTCTTGGAAAATCGTCAACAAGAAACAGCGAAGCTCTGCATTGCATGTTGTTCGACAAATTATGTTTCCAGTTACAAGTTCGGGAAAAAGGTGGTGAGAAGATTGAAGGAAGTAAATGATTTAATACAACAAGGGAAAGAGTTCAAGGTAGTAGCTACTATAGCACTTCCAGAAGCTTTGGTTGAGATCCCTTGTGAACCGACCGTGGGTTTGGAACTGAAATTAGACAGCATTTATAGCTACCTGTTGGATGAGGAGGTTGGTATTGTGGGCTTATTTGGCGAGAGTGGAGTTGGTAAAACTGCTCTCTTGATGCAGATCAACAACAAGATCTGCAATGAAATCAGTTTTGATTTGGTGATTTGGGTCTCTGTTTCAAAACAATTGAAGCTTGAAAACATCCAGAATCATATTGGAAAAAAGATTGGGTTTTCTGGGGACGTCTGGATGAGCAAAAGCCTTTCTGAGAAAGCAGTAGACATTTTGAATGTGCTAAAGACGAAGAAGTTTGTGCTTTTATTAGATGATATTTTTGAGTCAATTAACCTCACGGAAATAGGGGTTCCTCTGAGAAACTCAAACATGTCTAAGGTAGTATTTACGACAAACTTGGAGAAAATATGTACCCAAATGCGTGCTCAAAAAATTATTAAAGTTGAACCTCTGGGGCTTAAGGATTCTTGGAGACTATTCTCTGATATAACTGGCGAAGACACCTTGAATTCAAATCCTAAAATTTACCATCTTGCAAAAGAACTTGTTGCGGAATGTCGTGGTGTACCTTCTGTCCTTATCAAAATGGCTCATGACATGGCTGGCAAAATGACAGCTCTTGACTGGACTAATGCTGTTAAATCTTTGAGGGGGCCTATGTCCAATTCACAAG AAGAAATAATAGAAAACCAGATATCAATGGAAGACGAGGAGGAGGAATGTACAACCACTCTAAGAACTAAATTAGGTGATACAGATCTTGTATTTGGGAGTCCAATCACTGAAAAGACAGTAAGGAGATTGCCACAGTATGTGAGTAGAACACGAATAACAGTCAGAGATTTAGCAGTTGCAGCATTCGATAGAGAAACGGAAGGTGGCAAGGATGTTGAGGCTCGTGAATATGTAAACTGGCTAAAGACGAAACATGGAAATGGAGTTGTCACAATCTGTCTCTTTTACAATGCCACCGGATCAACCCTCCATTTTTCGGGGCAAAAGGATTGGAATGGGCACCTCAGTGAAGAGTTACATCCTAAGACGGTTGAGAATGGGCAGTGGGGTGTGTTTGTTCACGTGCATGACAACTTTAATGTTGGTCGCGGTGGTTCAAGAGGAGCTATCGTTTACACTGGCAAAAATGCTTATGACAATGATTGTGACTGGATGCTTGCTTGGGACAATACATCAAACGACAATCAAGTACACGACAAGGTTTTTACAGAAGTTAGATGGAAAGACCATTTCTTCATACAGATGCCGTATATCTTCCACTTATTATCAGGCTCCGGTGCGCATCGTGAAGACACTCATGGTGGATGTGTCTCAAGTATTACCTTGGAGAATACCAGTGGACCCTTTTTCATAGCAAAACTCTCCTTGGATTTGGCTTATTGA